The following are from one region of the Odontesthes bonariensis isolate fOdoBon6 chromosome 16, fOdoBon6.hap1, whole genome shotgun sequence genome:
- the LOC142401706 gene encoding odorant receptor 131-2-like produces the protein MNYTQDPQMVQFETTVKALLSLLPCLFFLYVNGVMVFTLLKKPIFLDSPRYVLFGHLLFTDSLLLLLTVLLYILALTVARMITFFCIIVSELGAITVKISPLNLAVMSLERYVAICFPLRHAAIATVRTTGIAITVMWIVASLDSFTQVFLLVSLENTDFTVQRYCRKSDIFRQQVYVTLTLTFTIVNFVLVSVIIIFTYVAIVVTVRSTSSCVHNANKAHKTVLLHLLQLCLCLISTMFTMISSNDMLTKNPDIAAHIRYILFLVLIVFPKCLSPLIYGLRDQNFSHVFKYYFTFGFKSTVKPFPRS, from the coding sequence ATGAACTACACACAAGACCCCCAGATGGTGCAGTTTGAGACTACTGTCAAAGCTCTGCTGTCTTTACTGCCCTGTCTCTTTTTCTTGTATGTCAatggtgtcatggtgtttaCCTTGCTGAAGAAGCCTATCTTTCTGGACTCCCCTCGATATGTTTTATTCGGTCATCTGCTCTTTACTGACTCTCTTCTGCTCCTACTGACTGTGCTGCTGTACATACTTGCGTTGACGGTGGCCAGAATGATCACCTTTTTTTGTATCATTGTCAGTGAGCTTGGAGCCATCACTGTAAAGATATCTCCCCTCAACCTGGCCGTGATGTCTTTGGAGAGATATGTTGCCATCTGTTTTCCACTGAGGCATGCTGCCATTGCCACGGTCAGGACAACAGGTATAGCCATCACTGTGATGTGGATTGTGGCCTCTTTAGACTCATTCACACAGGTTTTTCTGTTAGTCAGTCTTGAGAACACAGACTTCACAGTGCAAAGATACTGCAGAAAAAGCGACATCTTCCGGCAGCAGGTCTATGTGACTTTGACCCTGACCTTCACTATAGTTAATTTTGTATTGGTGAGTGTGATTATCATTTTCACGTACGTTGCAATTGTCGTTACTGTAAGGTCTACCTCTTCTTGTGTGCATAATGCCAACAAGGCACATAAGACTGTGTTGTTACATCTGCTTCAGTTGTGCCTTTGCCTCATCTCCACTATGTTTACCATGATCAGCTCCAACGACATGTTAACCAAAAATCCGGACATAGCTGCTCATATTAGGTACATCCTTTTTTTAGTTCTAATCGTTTTCCCAAAGTGTTTGAGCCCGCTCATATATGGCCTCAGGGATCAGAACTTCAGCCATGTTTTCAAATACTATTTCACCTTTGGCTTCAAATCTACTGTCAAGCCATTTCCCAGGTCATGA